A window of the Scleropages formosus chromosome 5, fSclFor1.1, whole genome shotgun sequence genome harbors these coding sequences:
- the LOC114909049 gene encoding LOW QUALITY PROTEIN: transcription factor ETV6-like (The sequence of the model RefSeq protein was modified relative to this genomic sequence to represent the inferred CDS: deleted 1 base in 1 codon) — MMMSEPQSNPPPQQQQQQQQPPPPAMKQERISLSPLASPLPNSTSSPLHDPASRHGGRMEEEPARLPTHLRLQPVFWSREDVSQWLRWAEREFSLHPMSSGTFEMNGKALLLLTKEDFRLRSPHSGDVLYELLQHILKQRRPHGIYPPAFFSGSSFQPHTEGAFAHHKLEETVRRTPRGTEPLPQHTPTIELRHRPRSPHYPSRPSPFPRSPPEPALHEDPLQAASQLPDSNHHSEEQYQLSVSPAERSNGRCATPHDVPRPDSPSQESARVIQLVPSTIMHPLILNPRGGAVDFKHARTPPENGREGKGLALAHHREDLFYRNHIMLPVSPPEEQPQPMGRIADCRLLWDYVYQLLSDSRYENYIRWEDKESKVFRIVDPNGLARLWGNHKNRTNMTYEKMSRALRHYYKLNIIRKEPGQRLLFRFMKTPDEIMSGQTDRLEHLESDLDDQMYVKEEC, encoded by the exons ATGATGATGTCCGAGCCGCAGTCGAACCCGCCGccgcagcaacagcagcagcagcagcagccgccgccgccggccatgaag CAGGAGAGGATCTCTCTGAGCCCCCTGGCGAGCCCCCTGCCCAACTCCACTTCCTCCCCGCTTCATGATCCAGCATCTCGGCACGGCGGCAGGATGGAGGAAGAGCCAGCGCGCCTGCCTACACACCTGc GTCTGCAGCCAGTCTTCTGGAGCAGAGAGGACGTGTCCCAGTGGCTGCGTTGGGCCGAGAGGGAGTTCTCCCTACACCCCATGTCCAGCGGCACCTTCGAGATGAATGGCAaggccctgctgctgctcaccAAGGAGGACTTCCGTCTGCGCTCCCCCCACTCAG ggGACGTCCTGTACGAGCTGCTGCAGCACATCCTGAAGCAGAGGAGGCCCCACGGCATCTACCCGCCGGCCTTCTTCTCGGGCAGCTCCTTCCAGCCGCACACGGAGGGCGCCTTTGCGCACCACAAACTCGAAG AAACGGTACGGCGAACCCCTCGAGGTACGGAGCCCCTCCCACAGCACACGCCCACCATCGAGCTGCGGCACCGACCCCGCTCCCCTCACTATCCGAGCCGGCCGTCGCCCTTCCCCCGCTCCCCTCCGGAGCCCGCCCTCCACGAGGACCCGCTGCAGGCGGCTTCCCAGCTGCCCGACAGCAACCATCACTCGGAAGAGCAGTACCAGCTGTCGGTGTCGCCGGCGGAGCGTAGCAACGGGCGCTGCGCCACCCCGCACGACGTCCCGCGGCCCGACAGTCCGAGCCAGGAGAGCGCGCGGGTCATCCAGCTCGTACCCAGCACCATCATGCACCCGCTCATCCTGAACCCCCGCGGAGGGGCAGTGGACTTCAAGCACGCGCGCACG CCCCCCGAAAACGGGCGCGAGGGAAAGGGCCTTGCGCTGGCTCACCACCGCGAGGATCTGTTCTACCGGAACCACATCATGCTGCCCGTGTCACCCCCGGAGGAGCAGCCCCAGCCCATGGGCCGCATAGCCG ACTGCAGGCTGCTGTGGGACTACGTGTACCAACTCCTGTCCGACAGCCGGTACGAAAACTACATCCGCTGGGAAGACAAGGAGAGCAAAGTGTTTCGCATCGTGGACCCCAACGGCCTGGCGCGCCTCTGGGGAAACCACAAG AACAGGACCAATATGACGTATGAGAAGATGTCGAGGGCGCTGAGACATTACTACAAGCTGAACATCATCCGGAAAGAGCCGGGGCAGCGGCTCCTGTTCAG GTTCATGAAGACCCCGGATGAGATCATGAGCGGGCAGACGGACCGCCTGGAGCACCTGGAGTCGGACCTGGACGATCAGATGTACGTCAAGGAGGAATGCTGA